In the genome of Phlebotomus papatasi isolate M1 chromosome 2, Ppap_2.1, whole genome shotgun sequence, one region contains:
- the LOC129802960 gene encoding ATP-dependent DNA helicase 2 subunit 1, which translates to MFFQADYSNANEDEESHVTFGGKEGILFVLDASTSMLDENENRQSNFRTALQAIEASMKNLVVGNQRDLVGIIFYNTIHSPKSKFEADTMEIVVPQHTCILLPMDMPSVDNISYVRNFHTSEDLFDFSNKYGCSSDANFSDVLWFCTRMFQKCGYKLQSSAIVLFTDNPQPHPPNTHEYQQAMVKAKDLSQLNVEFTLIPMLPDFNGELFYKEFICTAMEMEMEHFEMDTAVRDIETISSRIYRRNYRKRCNNYLKFSLGDNLEISVGVYSSIRHVKYPKSFKVHRNTNEIVSRKRVYEVQNETEGTTITLLPHQQKKYQEIGGRKIIFTTQEVSNMKTLLPAGIRLLGFKPRSAIQVRHYLKNGSFIYPDESAIAGSTKLFRALWKRCLDREVVPICVMTLRHKSDPGYVALLPQENTFYDQEKTDQIEYNGFHVMHLPNLDDIRDFDSFNPEAITVSEEQTELFKKLVKKLRFRYNPKHFNDPVLKTIYSNIEAFAFKTEGEEPEDSTLPNTEQQDSMISDLVAAITEEFGEMIVTNPKRKNTEPGENARKISKSTEVDEAKILEAFTKNRQDKLTIPELRGYLQEKGVKGISNAKKSVLIDKIREYHNL; encoded by the exons atgtttttccaAGCAGACTACAGCAACGCCAATGAAG ATGAGGAATCCCACGTGACTTTTGGAGGCAAGGAGGGTATCCTCTTTGTCCTAGATGCCAGTACATCGATGCTGGATGAAAATGAGAACAGGCAATCGAATTTCCGGACAGCACTGCAAGCCATTGAGGCTTCCATGAAAAATCTCGTTGTGGGCAATCAGAGGGATCTCGTGGGAATTATATTCTACAACACCATTCACAGTCCTAAGTCGAAATTTGAGGCTGATACCATGGAGATTGTTGTGCCGCAGCATACGTGCATTTTGCTGCCCATGGACATGCCTTCTGTGGACAATATCTCCTATGTGAGAAACTTCCACACATCCGAAGATCTGTTTGATTTTTCCAACAAATACGGATGCTCTAGCGATGCAAATTTCTCTGATGTCCTCTGGTTCTGCACCAGAATGTTCCAGAAATGTGGCTATAAGCTACAATCGTCAGCTATTGTCCTGTTTACTGACAATCCTCAACCACATCCTCCAAATACCCATGAATACCAACAAGCTATGGTGAAAGCCAAAGATTTGAGCCAATTAAATGTCGAGTTCACCCTGATTCCGATGCTCCCGGACTTCAACGGGGAGCTTTTCTACAAAGAATTCATTTGTACGGCAATGGAAATGGAAATGGAACACTTTGAGATGGATACGGCTGTGAGAGACATTGAAACAATCTCCAGTAGAATTTACCGCCGAAACTATCGCAAACGCTGCAACAATTACCTCAAATTCTCCCTCGGGGACAACCTGGAAATTAGTGTTGGTGTCTATAGTTCAATCAGGCACGTCAAATATCCGAAATCCTTCAAAGTTCACCGGAATACCAACGAAATAGTCAGCAGGAAGAGAGTTTATGAAGTTCAAAATGAAACTGAAGGTACCACCATAACCCTTCTTCCTCATCAACAGAAGAAATACCAAGAAATCGGCGGTAGGAAGATCATTTTTACAACACAGGAAGTCTCTAATATGAAAACTCTCCTTCCAGCTGGCATTCGCTTGCTTGGCTTCAAACCCCGATCCGCCATTCAAGTTAGACATTACTTAAAAAACGGATCGTTTATCTATCCGGACGAATCGGCAATTGCCGGTTCCACAAAGCTCTTCAGGGCTCTGTGGAAGAGGTGCCTCGATAGAGAGGTAGTTCCAATATGTGTCATGACCCTAAGGCACAAATCCGATCCCGGATACGTCGCTCTGTTGCCACAGGAAAATACTTTCTATGATCAGGAGAAAACGGACCAGATCGAATACAATGGATTTCACGTTATGCATCTTCCGAATCTTG ATGATATCCGTGACTTTGACTCCTTCAATCCCGAAGCTATAACAGTCTCTGAGGAACAAACTGAGCTTTTCAAGAAGCTCGTGAAGAAATTGAGATTTCGTTACAATCCTAAACATTTTAACGATCCTGTACTGAAGACTATCTACAGCAATATCGAGGCATTTGCTTTTAAGACAGAAGGAGAGGAGCCTGAAGACTCCACTCTGCCCAATACTGAGCAACAGGACTCAATGATATCTGATCTTGTAGCTGCTATAACAGAAGAATTTGGCGAGATGATTGTAACGAATCCCAAACGCAAAAACACAGAACCCGGTGAGAATGCCAGAAAGATTTCAAAGTCCACAGAAGTTGACGAGGCAAAGATCCTCGAAGCATTCACTAAAAATCGCCAAGACAAACTAACTATTCCGGAACTTCGTGGATATCTCCAAGAAAAAGGTGTCAAGGGTATTTCCAACGCCAAAAAATCCGTGTTGATTGATAAAATTAGAGAATATCACAATTTGTAA